One genomic segment of Drosophila melanogaster chromosome 3L includes these proteins:
- the jim gene encoding jim, isoform G, giving the protein MAINFSASFAACIAAGLKVPRQIMYCITQDTGQPYVLYKDSQDAERNPGAIGATPAQWGSEMYPNIQQQAQQHLTAQQQQQQQQQNAAQAAAQAAAVAAAAGQPQSPPGGGQEARDNGSGDGRQQQVSPSSSPYPSVQQQQRANGAGDEDPMNHQLANQQNPAPNQNQSSNDPQHSGSNAGESGNPHVQQNGGPQNDPGNSFRTPDYYDPRHAAPQGGMLAPPGFPPLHYLNKGVLPMEQSGGGGGAGGGEAYALPEMLPAQQNGQQNAGPANTNANEGGAGANGSGGVGGATGASVGVGSVGVTSGGRTGNGPGRPHKNKPHSDLRLFKCLTCGKDFKQKSTLLQHDRIHTDARPFPCSECGKRFRQQSHLTQHLRIHANEKPFTCPYCSRSFRQRAILNQHIRIHSDVSPHLIFKNGPHPTLWPSDVPFPGEDNDTKGDIAGTGGGYHDEDSQGTPDGSGGMHYPSYFKDGKGQKILPEVLQHIGVRPANMPLYVRCPICDKEFKQKTTLLQHGCIHIESRPYPCPECGKRFRQQSHLTQHLRIHTNEKPFGCMYCPRFFRQRTILNQHLRIHTGEKPYKCGQCGKDFRQKAILDQHTRTHQVQGDRPFCCPMPNCRRRFATENEVTKHIDNHMNPNTTKVRRQQQQQHQQQQQQQQQQQQQQQQQNNNAVAQVANHLMNDAKSLAAQQFLNNNNPSAVDNKANILPVRSIASNAAAAAVVQQSVVKNELYFPQCYGPPFQHPFQAQQQQAQQPSVAHANGGPTPPVTVTVANSVASGVVVQQNASASVVAQ; this is encoded by the exons ATGGCCATCAACTTTTCGGCTTCCTTTGCGGCTTGCATAGCAGCCGGGCTAAAGGTGCCGCGCCAGATAATGTACTGCATCACTCAGGACACGGGCCAGCCATACGTGCTCTATAAGGACTCGCAGGACGCTGAACGGAACCCCGGTGCCATAGGTGCCACTCCCGCCCAGTGGGGCAGCGAGATGTACCCCAACATCCAGCAACAGGCCCAGCAGCACCTAactgcccagcagcagcaacagcagcagcagcagaacgcGGCGCAAGCAGCGGCCCAGGCGGCAGCtgtggcagcggcagcgggaCAGCCGCAAAGTCCGCCGGGGGGCGGACAGGAGGCCCGCGACAACGGCAGCGGTGATGGCCGCCAGCAGCAGGTGTCGCCCTCCTCGAGTCCGTACCCTTCggtccagcagcagcagagggCAAACGGGGCAGGCGACGAGGACCCCATGAACCACCAG CTCGCCAACCAGCAGAACCCCGCTCCCAATCAAAACCAAAGCAGCAATGACCCCCAGCATTCGGGCTCCAACGCGGGCGAATCAGGCAACCCGCATGTCCAGCAGAACGGCGGACCGCAAAATGACCCCGGCAACAGTTTTCGAACACCGGACTATTATGACCCCCGCCACGCGGCACCGCAAGGGGGGATGCTGGCACCGCCTGGCTTCCCACCGCTTCACTATCTTAACAAGGGCGTTTTGCCAATGGAACAGTCTGGCGGTGGCGGCGGGGCCGGGGGTGGAGAAGCCTACGCGCTTCCCGAAATGCTGCCGGCTCAGCAAAACGGTCAGCAGAACGCCGGTCCAGCGAACACCAATGCCAACGAAGGCGGTGCGGGAGCCAACGGGAGCGGAGGTGTAGGCGGTGCGACGGGAGCGAGCGTGGGAGTGGGATCGGTGGGCGTGACGAGCGGCGGAAGGACGGGCAACGGACCAGGACGCCCGCACAAGAACAAGCCACACAGCGACCTGCGGCTCTTCAAGTGCCTCACCTGCGGCAAGGACTTCAAGCAGAAGAGCACGTTGCTGCAGCACGACCGCATCCACACGGACGCACGACCCTTCCCGTGCTCCGAGTGCGGCAAACGCTTTCGCCAGCAGTCGCACCTTACACAGCATTTGCGCATCCACGCCAACGAAAAGCCCTTCACCTGCCCATACTGCTCGCGCAGTTTTCGGCAGCGCGCCATTCTCAACCAGCACATACGCATCCATTCGG ACGTCTCGCCACACCTTATTTTCAAAAACGGGCCGCACCCGACCCTGTGGCCCTCGGATGTACCCTTCCCTGGCGAGGACAACGACACTAAGGGCGATATCGCCGGCACGGGCGGCGGCTACCACGACGAGGACTCCCAGGGAACGCCGGATGGCAGCGGTGGCATGCACTACCCCTCTTACTTCAAGGACGGCAAGG GCCAAAAGATACTGCCCGAGGTGCTGCAGCATATCGGCGTGAGACCGGCAAACATGCCGCTCTACGTGCGGTGCCCCATCTGCGACAAGGAGTTTAAGCAGAAGACGACGCTGTTGCAACACGGCTGCATCCACATCGAGTCGCGGCCGTACCCCTGCCCGGAGTGCGGAAAACGTTTCCGGCAGCAGTCGCATCTTACGCAGCACCTGCGCATTCACACTAACGAGAAGCCCTTTGGCTGCATGTACTGTCCGCGATTCTTCCGCCAGCGGACCATCCTCAATCAGCACTTGCGTATCCACACCGGCGAGAAGCCGTACAAGTGTGGTCAGTGCGGCAAGGACTTCCGTCAGAAGGCCATCCTGGACCAGCACACGCGCACCCACCAGGTA CAGGGCGATCGTCCATTCTGTTGTCCTATGCCCAACTGTCGTCGGCGCTTTGCTACGGAGAATGAGGTTACCAAGCACATCGACAACCACATGAACCCCAACACCACTAAGGTGCGccgacagcaacagcagcagcaccaacaacagcaacagcaacagcagcagcagcagcagcagcaacagcagcagaataACAACGCTGTCGCCCAGGTGGCCAATCACCTGATGAACGACGCCAAGAGCCTGGCGGCCCAACAGTTcctcaacaacaacaatcccTCGGCAGTGGACAACAAGGCCAACATCCTTCCGGTGCGCAGTATAGCATCCAACGCTGCGGCAGCCGCTGTTGTCCAGCAGTCCGTAGTAAAGAACGAGCTCTATTTTCCGCAGTGCTACGGACCACCCTTCCAGCATCCCTTTcaggcacagcagcagcaggcccaACAGCCCAGCGTGGCCCACGCAAACGGAGGACCCACTCCACCCGTAACCGTAACGGTGGCCAACTCTGTGGCATCCGGCGTGGTGGTTCAGCAGAATGCTTCTGCCTCTGTGGTAGCCCAGTGA